The segment TTGGAATCGCCGTAATTTTGCTCATGAACGGCACTGTCCGGCTCGAGCGTGGATTCACTTCGATTACGAACACTTCACCTTTCGAGATGACGTACTGGATATTCAGCAAACCGACAATGTTCAAGCCTTTTGCCAGGCGAGTCGTATAATCAACTAATGTATCGAGCAAATCCTGTGAAATGTTTTGCGTCGGGTAGACCGCAATTGAATCTCCGGAATGGACTCCTGCTCGTTCGATATGTTCCATGATCCCCGGAATTAAAACATTCTCTCCGTCTGAAATGGCATCAACTTCGATTTCGATTCCTGTCAAATATCTATCAACAAGAACCGGATGTTCCGGGCTCGCTTCAACGGCATGCTCCATATAATGGCGCAGGTCCGTTTCGTTATAGACGATTTCCATCGCGCGGCCACCCAAAACGTACGAAGGGCGAACGAGTACCGGATAGCCGATGTCATTGGCGATGACAGCCGCTTCTTCTGCTGACACTGCTGTTTTGCCAAGCGGCTGCGGAATGCCGATTTCATGCAAGGCCGCTTCGAATTTATTGCGGTTTTCTGCGCGGTCCAGGTCTTCAAGAGAAGTACCAAGGATTTTCACGCCATTTTGTTCAAGCTTGTCAGCCAAGTTGATGGCTGTCTGTCCGCCAAACTGAACCACTACCCCTTTCGGCTGTTCTATTTCAACGATGTGCATGACGTCTTCTACGGTTAAAGGCTCAAAATACAATTTGTCTGAAATTGAGAAGTCTGTCGATACGGTTTCTGGATTGTTGTTAATGATGATTGCTTCGTATCCCGCTTCTTTGATGGCCCATACGGAATGCACAGTTGCATAGTCAAACTCGACGCCTTGGCCGATCCGGATCGGGCCAGAACCAAGAACGATGATGCTTTCTTTATCCGTGCGAATTGATTCATTTTCATCTTCATACGTGCCGTAGAAATACGGTGTTTCCGACTCGAATTCCGCTGCACACGTGTCGACCATTTTATAGACCGGCATCAGCTTCTGCTCTTTGCGCCAGTTATAGACTTCCTGCTCCGATACATTCCATAATTTCGCGATGGTTTTATCCGCAAAGCCCATGCGTTTCGCTTTTTTCGCTGTTGCATAATCAAAACTATTGTCGCTCAAGACATTTTCGTATTGGACGATATTGTGGAATTTCTTCAGGAAGAACAGGTCAATCTGGCTCCACTCATGGATGGTTTCAATTGTCACACCGCGGCGGAGTGCTTCCCCGATAAAGAACAAGCGCTCATCGCCCGCACGGCAAATGCGTTTTTGGATCCACTCATCACTCATGGCATCAGCATTTTTCAAGTCAAGATGGAACTGGCCTGTTTCAAGAGACCGTACTGCTTTCAAAATCGCCTCTTCAAATGAACGGCCCATCGCCATGACTTCACCTGTCGCTTTCATTTGCGTGCCCAAGTTGCGTTTTGCCGATTCGAACTTATCGAACGGCCAGCGCGGAATCTTCGCAACTACATAATCCAGTGCCGGTTCGAACGAAGCGTAAGTGCGTCCGGTTACCGGGTTCATCATTTCATCCAGCGTCAATCCAACAGCAATTTTTGCAGCCAGTTTGGCAATCGGATAGCCTGTCGCTTTTGATGCCAGTGCCGATGAACGGCTGACACGCGGATTTACTTCGATGATGTAGTAATTAAAGCTGTCTGGATCTAGTGCAAGCTGGACGTTGCAGCCGCCTTCGATTTTCAAAGCCCGGATGATTTTCAATGATACATTGCGCAGCATCTGGTATTCCCTGTCGGACAGCGTTTGGCTTGGTGCAACAACAATCGAGTCGCCAGTATGGATGCCGACCGGATCGACGTTCTCCATATTGCAGACTACAATCGCCGTATCATTGGCGTCCCGCATGACTTCATATTCAATTTCCTTAAGGCCGGCTATTGATTTTTCGAGCAGGCATTGTGTTACGGGGCTGTATTTCAAACCGCTTGTGACGATTTCCCGCAGTTCTTCTGGCGTGTGGCAAATCCCGCCTCCAGTGCCGCCTAAAGTGAACGCTGGACGGACGATGACTGGGAATCCCACGCGTTCGACAAAAGTTTTCGCTTCGTCCAGGTTATGGATGATATCTGAGTCCGGAACCGGTTCTCCAAGTTCGTTCATCAATGTCCTGAACAAATCACGGTCTTCTGCTTTATGGATGGCTTCCAGTTTCGTGCCTAAAATTTCAATGCCCAGTTCGTCCAAAATTCCGGACTCATCCAATTCTATGGCCATATTAAGCCCTGTTTGCCCACCAAGTGTCGGAAGTAAAGCATCTGGACGCTCTTTTCGAAGGATGCGGCTGACAAAATCGAGTGTAATCGGTTCGATATACACTTTATCTGCAATTTCTGTATCGGTCATGATTGTTGCCGGGTTGGAGTTGATCAGAATGACGCGGTAGCCTTCTTCTTTTAATGCCAAGCAGGCTTGTGTTCCGGCATAGTCAAATTCTGCAGCTTGTCCAATAACGATCGGACCTGATCCGATTACGAGTATACTTTGAATATCTTGTCTTTTAGGCATATTGCTGCTCCTTTCGAGTTGCGCTCATAATGTCGATAAAACGGTCGAACAGATAGTTTGAATCTTCCGGTCCAGGTGATGATTCCGGATGATATTGCACGGTAAACGCGGGGTAATCCAAGTGGGCGAGCCCTTCATTGGTGCCGTCGTTGATCGCTCTATGCGTTACTTTCAGGCGCGTGCCCTGCAAAGTATCTTCATCCACTGCATAGCCATGGTTTTGTGAAGTGATTTCCACTCTTCCTGTCGCCAAATCTTTTACCGGATGATTGCCGCCGCGATGTCCGAATTTCAGTTTGAAGGTTTCGGCTCCACAGGCACGGGCAAACAGCTGGTGGCCCAGACAAATTCCGAAAATCGGCACTTGGCCGAGTAGTTCCCGAACCACCTCGACACATTGTTCTACGTCTTTCGGATCTCCAGGACCATTTGACAACATGACACCGTCCGGCCCCCAAGCCAAAATTTCTTGAGAAGTTGTGTTATAAGGGACAACGATCACGTCGCAATCCCGATTATTCAATTCACGCAAGATGCCGTGCTTCATGCCGTAGTCAATCAGAACCACCCGTTTGCCGCGGCCAGGGCTTGGATAAGGGCGTGCTGTTGAAACCTGCTCCACTTGATTATTCGGCATTTCCGTTCCCTTAAGTTTTGCCACCACTTCATCGACGTTCACTTCTTCGCCTGCAGCTGTCAAAACCCCTTTGATTGAGCCTTTGGAACGAATCAGCCGCGTCAATTTGCGGGTATCTATTTCAGCAATTCCCGGAATATTTTTTATGCGGAATAAATCATCAAGTGTTGAGTTGCAGCGGAAATTGGATGGATATTCGGCAACTTCACGGACCACCATGCCTTTTACAGCAGGCTGGATGGATTCAAAATCATCGCTGTTAATGCCGTAATTGCCAATCAATGGGTACGTCATGGTGACAATCTGTCCGCAGTAAGATGGATCCGATAAAATTTCCTGATACCCTGTCATGCTCGTGTTGAACACCACTTCGCCCACTGATGCAGTGTCGCTGCCGAATGCCGTACCTTCAAATACCGTTCCGTCTTCTAGAATTAAATACCGTTTCATTATTTTGTCTCCTCCTGCCATACGATTTGTCCACCGTAAATTGTCATTGCCGGCCATCCGATGCAACTCCAGCCGCCGAATGGAGTATTTCTGCCTTTGGTTAAAAATTCATTGATTTGGATTGGCTGTTCTTTTTCCAAATCCAGCAGCACTAAATCAGCTGTTGTGCCAACTTCCATTGTTCCATAAGGCAGTCCGAATGTTTCGCTTGGTTTAATGGTCAGCCAGTCAATCAATTGCTGCAGCGTCCATTTGCCGGTTTCGACGAACTTTGTATACAGCAGCGGAAACGCCGTTTCAAATCCGACGATGCCAAAAGGCGCTTTTTGCATGCCGTTCGATTTTTCTTGCAATGTGTGCGGTGCATGGTCTGTCGCAATAAAGTCCAGTGTGCCGTCCAGCAAGCCTTCGTGCAGCGCTTCTAAATCTTCTTTGGCACGAAGCGGCGGGTTCATTTTCCAGTTGGCGTCATCTCCCGGAATATCGTCTTCCGACAGCAGTAAATGGTGCGGCGTCACTTCTGCCGTTACGTGGATGCCTGCACGTTTTGCATCGCGGATGACACGGACTGATTCTTTCGTAGAAACGTGGCATACGTGATAATGTGCACCTGCTGCTTCCGCCAGCAGAATGTCCCGAGCAATATGAACCGATTCAGCAATCGATGGAATTCCATTAAGCCCAAGTTCGCTGCTTCGTCTGCCTTCATGCATGACGCCGTCATATATCAGGCTATTGTCTTCACAATGTGCCACAACCGGCATATCGATCTTTGCAGCGTCCAGCATCGTTTCGTACATCATTCCCGCTTGCTGTATGCCGACTCCGTCATCCGTGAAAGCGAAAGCGCCGTTTTCTTTAAGTTCCTGCAAGTTCGTGCGTTCTTTTCCGGCTTCCCGGATGGTGATGGAAGCATACGGCAAAACTCGGATAAGCGCATTTTTCTCAATCAAATCGTTGACATGCTGCAGATTTTCTTTCGTATCCGGCACTGGACGTGTATTCGGCATCGCACAGATTGTCGTATAGCCGCCTTTGGCTGCAGATTTTGTCCCGCTTTCGATTGTTTCTTTTTGCTCGCCGCCTGGTTCACGCAAATGCACATGAACATCTACAAATCCTGGTGCGATCATCCGGCCTTTGCCGTCTATTTCATTTTCTCCATTAGGATTCAAATTAGCTCCAATTTCCTTAACCTTCCCTTGTGCAACTCGCACATCCGTCTCTGTCAGTTCTCCGTTTTCCAGCATCTTCACGTTTTTAATCAACAATTCCATTCTCATTCTCTCCCTTTTAATGCATATTCCAGTACAGCCATCCGGACAAAAACTCCGTTTGCCATTTGTTTGAATATCCGCGAACGTTCGCATTCTACTAGGCAATCCGCGATTTCAACTCCTCTATTGATTGGAGCGGGGTGCATAATGATCGCCGAGTCTTTCATTTTCCGTTCACGCTCAACGGTCAGGCCATATTGTGCGTGATAGTTTTCTTTTGAGAACAAGGCGGATACCGCATGGCGTTCGTGCTGGACGCGCAGCATCATGACCACATCTGTATCAGCGAGAAAGTCATCCAGGTTTTGCGACGTTTTGTAGTTGCCGCTCCATTCTTTCGGACAGACGAACGAAACTTTGGCACCGAGCTGTTCAAGTGCCGCAGCATTTGATTTTGCCACCCGGCTATGGGCGATGTCTCCAACAATCGTTACATGGATTCCTTCAAACCGGCCGAACTCCTGGTGGATGGTGTACAAGTCCAGCAATGACTGTGTCGGATGCTGCCCCGAACCATCGCCTCCGTTAATGATGGCGACATTGCAGCCTTTAAGTTCTTCATAATAAGCTTCTTCTTCGTGTCGGATAACGATTCCGTTCACGCCAATCGATTCAAAAGTTTTGACAGTGTCATACAAAGTCTCTCCTTTTTGGACACTTGAAAATGCAGTTTCGAAGGGCAGCACCGTCAGCCCCATTTTATGTTCCGCCATTTCAAAACTCATTTTCGTCCGTGTGCTTGGTTCATAGAACAAGTTGACGATAGTGCCTGTCATTGGATGTTGCTCGCCGCGCTCGAATTCTCCTGCCCGTTTCAGCAATTTCATGATGGTTGAATTTTTCAAGTTGTTCATTGTCAGTACGTTTGGCAAGTGGATCCCTTCCTTTCATAAAGAGAAATTTTACTCAGTGGGGGTTTTCTTCATCCACTGAATATTAGTTGAACCAATCGGGTTTTTATGGTCAGTTGATTTCCTACTTCAAAAAGCGGGAGTCTTACTGACCGTTGAAACCGGATAAAAAAACACCTTCCTGAAGGCAGGAAGGTGTGAGGAAATAAAGGCATAATTCGCCCTTGCTTCGACCCTTTCCATGCCTCTCTGGACATTCATTAAAAGGTGATTATTAAGTTCCGTGATCAATTTCGTCTTTATTGCGTCCTGGCAAGATCAGATTCAGTAAAACGCCTACGATGGCTGCCAACGCCATTCCTTCGATTGAGAACGACTCGCTGAACTGAATTTTCGCTCCGCCGATCCCGATAACCAAGATAACCGAAGAAATGACCAGGTTCCGTTTGTCTCCAAAATTGATGCGGTTGTCTACCAGCATGCGCAGGCCGGATGATGCGATAATACCGAACAGCAGGATGGAGATGCCGCCTAAAACCGCTGTTGGAATGGTCTCGATGACTGCCATCAGTTTTCCGAAAAACGAGAACAAGATGGCAAACACAGCGGCTCCGATGATGACATAGATGCTGAATACGCGCGTGATGGCAAGAACTCCGATGTTTTCGCCGTAAGTTGTCTTCGGTGGCCCTCCGACAAAAGATGAAACCAATGTGCCCAGGCCGTCTCCAAGAATCGAGCGGTGAAGACCGGGATCTTTTATGTAGTTCCGTTCAACTATTTTCCCAAGTACCAGCTGGTGTCCGATGTGTTCGGAAATGGTTACGATTGCAATCGGCACCATGACGAACAGCAGCGTCGGCGTTACGGTAAAGCTGTAGTCGATTCCCGGAATCAGAAAGTCCGGCACTTGGAACCAGTTCGCTTGATCAATCGGTGCATAATCGATAATTCCGATGGCTGCCGAGTACAGATACCCTGCAATGATGCCGATCAGGATTGGCATCAAGCTGATGATATTCTTAAAGTAGATATTACAGATGATGGCAGTTATTAATGTCACAAGTGCTGCAGAGAAATGTTTCATGCTATATTGGCTCACACCGTCTACCGTTATGTTCATCGCCATATCAACCGCTGTTCCAGACAATGCCAGTCCGATGACGATAATGACCGGCCCCACTACAATCGGCGGGAGCAGTTCCATCAGCCACCGGTAGCCGGTCTTCCAGATGATCAATGCGACGATGGCATAGACGAGCGACACAAACATCGCTCCGATCATCGCTGAACCGATGCCGCCGGTTTCAGTTGCAATGGTGATTGGCACAATAAACGCAAACGATGAACCGAGATAAGCCGGCACTTTGAACTGAGTGATAAGGATAAAAATGATAGTTGCGATGCCGCTTGTCAAAAGCGCAATCGCCGGGCTCAAGCCGACCAATTTTGGAACGAGAATCGTCGCACCGAACATGGCGAACATATGCTGTAGGCTCAATGAAATCCATTGGACCGTTTTCGGTTGATCTTGTACATCGAGTACTGCTTCATTCACGGTCATATCTCTCCATTTCTATTCGTGTATCGCTACACGATCGCTGCCGTCACTTTCTTCCATTTGAACGACGATGCGTTCGTTGCTTGATGTCGGGATGTTCTTACCGACAAAATCCGCCCGTATCGGCAATTCCCGGTGGCCCCGGTCAATCAAGACAGCCAACTGGATCTGTGCCGGGCGGCCAAGATCCATGACAGCGTCCATGGCAGCTCTGACCGTTCTACCTGTATACAGGACATCATCCACCAACACCACTTTTTTGTTTGAAATATTATGCGAGATATCCACTTGCTGGACCAGTGGCTCCTGATTCTTGTTCTTGAGACTCAAATCATCCCGGTAAAGTGTAATGTCCAGCTCACCGGTTAAAATCGGCTTGCCTTCAATTTGCTCTATCTTTTCAGCGAGTCGCTTTGCAATGAATGCTCCTCTTGTTTTAATGCCGACCAAAATGCAATCGTCGATTCCTTTATTGCGTTCAATGATTTCATGGGCGATTCGGGTGATGGCTCTTGCAATCGCTTTTTCATCCAAAATATCCGCTTTTTCTGCCATGGACTCCACTCCTTTTCCAAATAAAAAACCTCTTGCCGGAGAGGCAAGAGGTTAGATGCGCAGAAAAATTCAGCGTGGGAGACAGTCTCCCAGCCAGCGTAAATACCTTCTCGGCCTCTCTGGACCGTTTTTAAAGGTGTTGCTTATTCGATTTGTTTTTTTAAGTATAAAGAACAAGCTATTGCTTTGTCAATCTTTCTCTCGAAGAGATTCCAAAAGCTCAGAGAATTCCTCTGGCGCTTCAGCGGAAAATTCAAGATATTCACCAGTTCGCGGATGATTAAAGCCAATGACTTCAGCATGCAGCGCTTGCCCGCCAATATCCATCGTTTTTTTCGGTCCATACTTCGGGTCTCCAACTAATGGGAAACCGATATATTTCATATGAACACGGATCTGATGGGTGCGGCCTGTCTCCAAACGGCACTCAACCAATGTGTAATTGCCGAAACGCTCCAGTACACGAAAATGCGTAATAGCATGTTTGCCTTTATCAATGACTGCCATCTTCTGGCGGTCTTTCACATCCCGGCCTATCGGCGCATCAATTGTCCCTTTATCATGCGGAATATGGCCATGGACAAGGGCCATGTATTTTCTGGTAACTGTCTTTTTCACTAACTGATCGACTAAAGAAGTATGGGCCATATCATTTTTGGCAACCATCAATAAGCCTGATGTATCTTTGTCAATACGGTGGACGATCCCAGGACGCGCAACGCCGTTAATGCCTGATAAATCCGTGCAATGGAACATAAGTCCATTTACAAGAGTGCCTCCTGCATGTCCCGGAGCCGGGTGAACCACCATTCCTCTAGGCTTATTCACGACCAGAACATCCGCATCTTCGTAGACGATTTCCAAATTTAAATCTTCTGGAATCACATCCAGCTCTTCCAGTAATGGCGGAGAGACGATAATGATGTCATCCATACGTACTTTGTAATTCGGTTTAACTGTTACGCCGTTCACTTTTACAGCGCCGTCTTTTACCCAGTTGGCGATTTGTGAGCGGGACCAGTCTTCGTCGATTGACGATACGGCTTTGTCAATCCGTTCGCCAGCCATTTCTTCTGTTATTTCTATTGTCAAA is part of the Planococcus shenhongbingii genome and harbors:
- the carB gene encoding carbamoyl-phosphate synthase large subunit, whose translation is MPKRQDIQSILVIGSGPIVIGQAAEFDYAGTQACLALKEEGYRVILINSNPATIMTDTEIADKVYIEPITLDFVSRILRKERPDALLPTLGGQTGLNMAIELDESGILDELGIEILGTKLEAIHKAEDRDLFRTLMNELGEPVPDSDIIHNLDEAKTFVERVGFPVIVRPAFTLGGTGGGICHTPEELREIVTSGLKYSPVTQCLLEKSIAGLKEIEYEVMRDANDTAIVVCNMENVDPVGIHTGDSIVVAPSQTLSDREYQMLRNVSLKIIRALKIEGGCNVQLALDPDSFNYYIIEVNPRVSRSSALASKATGYPIAKLAAKIAVGLTLDEMMNPVTGRTYASFEPALDYVVAKIPRWPFDKFESAKRNLGTQMKATGEVMAMGRSFEEAILKAVRSLETGQFHLDLKNADAMSDEWIQKRICRAGDERLFFIGEALRRGVTIETIHEWSQIDLFFLKKFHNIVQYENVLSDNSFDYATAKKAKRMGFADKTIAKLWNVSEQEVYNWRKEQKLMPVYKMVDTCAAEFESETPYFYGTYEDENESIRTDKESIIVLGSGPIRIGQGVEFDYATVHSVWAIKEAGYEAIIINNNPETVSTDFSISDKLYFEPLTVEDVMHIVEIEQPKGVVVQFGGQTAINLADKLEQNGVKILGTSLEDLDRAENRNKFEAALHEIGIPQPLGKTAVSAEEAAVIANDIGYPVLVRPSYVLGGRAMEIVYNETDLRHYMEHAVEASPEHPVLVDRYLTGIEIEVDAISDGENVLIPGIMEHIERAGVHSGDSIAVYPTQNISQDLLDTLVDYTTRLAKGLNIVGLLNIQYVISKGEVFVIEVNPRSSRTVPFMSKITAIPMANIAMKAILGQSIITQGFTPGLAPLSKGVYVKVPVFSFAKLRRVDITLGPEMKSTGEVMGKDSTLEKALYKGLVAAGMEVKDHGSVLMTISDKDKEEAVGLAKRFTAIGYQIMATEGTAKSLEEAGVRVTTIGKIGSEGKTLIDMIQNGHAQLVINTLTRGKQPERDGFRIRRESVENGVPCLTSLDTAEAMLRVIESMTFSAEEMGAGL
- a CDS encoding carbamoyl phosphate synthase small subunit → MMKRYLILEDGTVFEGTAFGSDTASVGEVVFNTSMTGYQEILSDPSYCGQIVTMTYPLIGNYGINSDDFESIQPAVKGMVVREVAEYPSNFRCNSTLDDLFRIKNIPGIAEIDTRKLTRLIRSKGSIKGVLTAAGEEVNVDEVVAKLKGTEMPNNQVEQVSTARPYPSPGRGKRVVLIDYGMKHGILRELNNRDCDVIVVPYNTTSQEILAWGPDGVMLSNGPGDPKDVEQCVEVVRELLGQVPIFGICLGHQLFARACGAETFKLKFGHRGGNHPVKDLATGRVEITSQNHGYAVDEDTLQGTRLKVTHRAINDGTNEGLAHLDYPAFTVQYHPESSPGPEDSNYLFDRFIDIMSATRKEQQYA
- a CDS encoding dihydroorotase, which translates into the protein MELLIKNVKMLENGELTETDVRVAQGKVKEIGANLNPNGENEIDGKGRMIAPGFVDVHVHLREPGGEQKETIESGTKSAAKGGYTTICAMPNTRPVPDTKENLQHVNDLIEKNALIRVLPYASITIREAGKERTNLQELKENGAFAFTDDGVGIQQAGMMYETMLDAAKIDMPVVAHCEDNSLIYDGVMHEGRRSSELGLNGIPSIAESVHIARDILLAEAAGAHYHVCHVSTKESVRVIRDAKRAGIHVTAEVTPHHLLLSEDDIPGDDANWKMNPPLRAKEDLEALHEGLLDGTLDFIATDHAPHTLQEKSNGMQKAPFGIVGFETAFPLLYTKFVETGKWTLQQLIDWLTIKPSETFGLPYGTMEVGTTADLVLLDLEKEQPIQINEFLTKGRNTPFGGWSCIGWPAMTIYGGQIVWQEETK
- a CDS encoding aspartate carbamoyltransferase catalytic subunit, which gives rise to MPNVLTMNNLKNSTIMKLLKRAGEFERGEQHPMTGTIVNLFYEPSTRTKMSFEMAEHKMGLTVLPFETAFSSVQKGETLYDTVKTFESIGVNGIVIRHEEEAYYEELKGCNVAIINGGDGSGQHPTQSLLDLYTIHQEFGRFEGIHVTIVGDIAHSRVAKSNAAALEQLGAKVSFVCPKEWSGNYKTSQNLDDFLADTDVVMMLRVQHERHAVSALFSKENYHAQYGLTVERERKMKDSAIIMHPAPINRGVEIADCLVECERSRIFKQMANGVFVRMAVLEYALKGRE
- a CDS encoding solute carrier family 23 protein — its product is MNEAVLDVQDQPKTVQWISLSLQHMFAMFGATILVPKLVGLSPAIALLTSGIATIIFILITQFKVPAYLGSSFAFIVPITIATETGGIGSAMIGAMFVSLVYAIVALIIWKTGYRWLMELLPPIVVGPVIIVIGLALSGTAVDMAMNITVDGVSQYSMKHFSAALVTLITAIICNIYFKNIISLMPILIGIIAGYLYSAAIGIIDYAPIDQANWFQVPDFLIPGIDYSFTVTPTLLFVMVPIAIVTISEHIGHQLVLGKIVERNYIKDPGLHRSILGDGLGTLVSSFVGGPPKTTYGENIGVLAITRVFSIYVIIGAAVFAILFSFFGKLMAVIETIPTAVLGGISILLFGIIASSGLRMLVDNRINFGDKRNLVISSVILVIGIGGAKIQFSESFSIEGMALAAIVGVLLNLILPGRNKDEIDHGT
- the pyrR gene encoding bifunctional pyr operon transcriptional regulator/uracil phosphoribosyltransferase PyrR; its protein translation is MAEKADILDEKAIARAITRIAHEIIERNKGIDDCILVGIKTRGAFIAKRLAEKIEQIEGKPILTGELDITLYRDDLSLKNKNQEPLVQQVDISHNISNKKVVLVDDVLYTGRTVRAAMDAVMDLGRPAQIQLAVLIDRGHRELPIRADFVGKNIPTSSNERIVVQMEESDGSDRVAIHE
- a CDS encoding RluA family pseudouridine synthase, with the translated sequence MEDLTIEITEEMAGERIDKAVSSIDEDWSRSQIANWVKDGAVKVNGVTVKPNYKVRMDDIIIVSPPLLEELDVIPEDLNLEIVYEDADVLVVNKPRGMVVHPAPGHAGGTLVNGLMFHCTDLSGINGVARPGIVHRIDKDTSGLLMVAKNDMAHTSLVDQLVKKTVTRKYMALVHGHIPHDKGTIDAPIGRDVKDRQKMAVIDKGKHAITHFRVLERFGNYTLVECRLETGRTHQIRVHMKYIGFPLVGDPKYGPKKTMDIGGQALHAEVIGFNHPRTGEYLEFSAEAPEEFSELLESLREKD